A single genomic interval of uncultured Desulfobulbus sp. harbors:
- a CDS encoding integrase core domain-containing protein: MKSRGCRLSMDGRGSWRDNVFVERLWKSVKYEEVYLHAYESVNEARGSILRYLDWYNHSRPHSKIKKKTPDEAYAVMLPKVELAA; this comes from the coding sequence GTGAAGAGCAGAGGCTGCAGATTGAGCATGGATGGTCGTGGCTCTTGGCGCGACAATGTATTTGTGGAACGTCTCTGGAAATCGGTCAAATATGAGGAGGTGTACCTGCATGCCTATGAATCCGTCAACGAAGCACGCGGATCGATCCTACGCTATTTGGATTGGTACAACCACTCCAGACCACACTCCAAAATAAAAAAGAAAACGCCTGATGAGGCATATGCCGTGATGCTGCCGAAGGTCGAACTGGCAGCCTAA
- a CDS encoding transposase: protein MFKEDFDHLWTLKCPVWAGHFIDDWTRDVMRHRSLPELKQYARTIRDHKALILNYFRAKKEYSSGTVEGFNNKAKLTIRKSYGFWSDNIREIAL, encoded by the coding sequence TTGTTTAAAGAGGATTTTGATCATTTATGGACCTTAAAATGCCCAGTTTGGGCAGGGCATTTTATCGACGACTGGACACGGGATGTTATGCGGCATCGAAGCCTTCCAGAATTGAAACAATATGCTCGCACCATCCGTGATCACAAGGCGCTCATCCTCAACTATTTTCGGGCAAAAAAAGAGTATTCATCGGGTACGGTTGAGGGCTTTAACAACAAAGCAAAACTGACAATCAGAAAATCCTACGGATTTTGGAGTGATAATATCAGAGAAATCGCCCTGTAG
- a CDS encoding IS1595 family transposase codes for METQKYPVAGTDYPRTFQEFDIWFASEENCLQYVAKLRWPDGFRCPSCGVIAENPSLMERGLYLCRQCKHQTSITAGTLFHKTHKPLRIWFLAMWFVTSQKHGASALGLKRVLGLGSYNTAWEWLHKLRRGMVRPGRDQLKSPVEVDETYIGGVGAQIRGRGAEGKTIVAIAAEIRGKGPGRIRMAVVPDVSSESLHTFIEDNVQMGSEVRTDGWSGYKGLEDKGYRHKVINIAASGDPAHVVMPRVHRVASLFSRVWLGTHQGAIRPPHLAYYLDEFTFRFNRRNSKTRGLLFYRLMEQAVDCAPAPRKILIGGQPQPVVRG; via the coding sequence ATGGAAACCCAAAAGTATCCTGTTGCCGGAACCGACTACCCACGGACTTTCCAAGAATTTGATATTTGGTTTGCCAGCGAAGAAAATTGCCTTCAATATGTTGCTAAGCTTCGATGGCCCGACGGTTTTCGTTGCCCCTCCTGCGGCGTAATAGCTGAAAATCCATCTCTGATGGAAAGAGGCCTTTATCTGTGCAGGCAATGCAAGCACCAAACTTCGATTACGGCTGGTACACTGTTCCATAAAACGCACAAACCACTTCGTATCTGGTTTCTGGCGATGTGGTTCGTCACGAGTCAAAAGCATGGGGCCAGTGCCCTTGGGCTGAAGAGAGTTCTTGGCCTCGGAAGCTACAATACTGCATGGGAGTGGCTGCACAAACTGCGTCGCGGAATGGTCCGCCCTGGACGAGACCAGTTGAAGAGCCCTGTTGAAGTTGACGAGACGTACATTGGTGGAGTTGGGGCACAAATCAGAGGGCGCGGTGCCGAAGGAAAGACAATTGTGGCGATAGCTGCTGAGATCAGAGGGAAAGGGCCTGGCAGAATACGCATGGCGGTGGTGCCGGATGTATCGTCGGAGAGTCTCCATACATTTATCGAGGATAATGTTCAGATGGGTTCCGAGGTGCGCACTGACGGATGGAGCGGATACAAGGGCTTGGAAGACAAAGGATACCGGCATAAAGTCATAAACATTGCGGCAAGTGGCGATCCCGCTCATGTAGTCATGCCAAGAGTTCATCGAGTAGCTTCTCTCTTTAGTCGTGTGTGGCTTGGAACTCACCAGGGAGCAATTCGGCCACCACACTTGGCTTATTACCTTGACGAGTTCACGTTTCGATTTAATCGACGTAACTCGAAGACCCGAGGGTTATTGTTCTATCGGTTGATGGAACAGGCTGTAGATTGCGCCCCTGCTCCCCGTAAAATTTTGATTGGTGGACAACCACAACCTGTGGTGCGTGGTTGA
- the gmd gene encoding GDP-mannose 4,6-dehydratase, with amino-acid sequence MIKRALITGITGQDGSYLAELLLAKGYEVHGIKRRASLFNTQRVDHLYQDPHVENQRFILHYGDLSDSTNLIRILREVQPDEVYNLGAQSHVAVSFEAPEYTADVVGLGTLRLLEAIRLLGLEKKTRFYQASTSELFGLVQEIPQKETTPFYPRSPYAAAKLYSYWITVNYREAYGMYACNGILFNHESPRRGETFVTRKITRGLCNIAQGLEKCLHMGNLNALRDWGHAKDYVRMQWMMLQQGQPEDFVIATGVQHTVRQFIEWTAAELGIELRFEGEGVNETGTVAAIHGSNAPGVQIGDVVVRIDPRYFRPAEVETLLGDPAKAKEKLGWVPEITVQDMCAEMVREDLKIAKRNAFLLANGHEVCLSVE; translated from the coding sequence ATGATAAAACGCGCACTCATTACAGGCATCACCGGACAAGACGGTTCCTACCTGGCTGAACTCCTACTAGCAAAGGGCTATGAAGTTCATGGTATAAAACGAAGGGCATCACTCTTTAATACCCAAAGGGTAGATCACCTCTATCAGGACCCTCATGTCGAGAACCAGCGATTTATTTTGCATTACGGAGATCTCTCGGATTCGACCAATTTGATCCGTATCCTTCGAGAGGTACAACCCGATGAAGTCTATAATCTCGGTGCCCAGAGCCATGTCGCAGTTTCATTTGAGGCCCCTGAATATACAGCAGATGTTGTCGGCTTGGGGACCTTGCGTTTGCTTGAGGCTATTCGTTTGTTGGGCCTTGAAAAGAAAACCCGTTTTTATCAGGCTTCCACCTCTGAACTTTTTGGCCTAGTCCAGGAAATTCCACAAAAAGAGACAACTCCTTTTTATCCACGATCCCCCTATGCAGCTGCCAAGCTCTACTCCTATTGGATTACGGTCAACTATCGTGAGGCCTATGGCATGTATGCCTGCAACGGCATTCTTTTTAACCATGAAAGCCCGCGCCGGGGGGAAACTTTTGTTACCCGTAAAATTACCAGAGGGCTTTGCAACATTGCCCAGGGGCTCGAAAAATGTCTGCACATGGGGAATCTCAATGCATTACGTGACTGGGGCCATGCAAAAGACTATGTGCGCATGCAATGGATGATGCTGCAGCAGGGGCAGCCCGAAGATTTTGTCATTGCTACAGGAGTGCAGCATACGGTACGGCAATTTATAGAGTGGACTGCTGCGGAATTGGGCATTGAACTGCGTTTTGAAGGGGAAGGAGTTAATGAAACCGGGACAGTCGCAGCTATCCATGGCAGCAATGCCCCCGGCGTGCAGATTGGCGATGTCGTGGTGCGGATAGATCCCCGCTATTTTCGCCCTGCAGAGGTTGAAACCCTTCTCGGCGACCCAGCCAAGGCAAAGGAGAAACTCGGCTGGGTTCCGGAAATTACGGTCCAAGATATGTGCGCGGAAATGGTGAGGGAAGATCTGAAGATTGCCAAGCGCAACGCCTTCCTGTTGGCAAACGGCCACGAAGTGTGCTTGTCAGTGGAGTAA
- a CDS encoding GDP-L-fucose synthase, whose product MAIKPRIFVAGHRGMVGSAIVRRLQRGIECDIVTRTHSELDLLNQAAVQRFFAEEHIDQVYLAAAKVGGIHANNTFPAQFIYENLLIEANIIHSAYLSGVKKLLFLGSSCIYPKFAEQPMREDALLTGILEATNEPYALAKIAGIKLCESYNRQYGVDYRSVMPTNLYGPGDNFHSENSHVIPALMRRFHEAKQRGYKEVVIWGTGQALREFLHVDDMASASMHVMELDASTYQKVTQPMLSHLNVGTGKDCAISELAEIMAKVIGFKGTLTFDTSKPDGTPRKLLDVSKLDGLGWKAAIPLEIGLQETYAWFARNQLIFRN is encoded by the coding sequence ATGGCCATAAAACCACGCATATTTGTTGCCGGGCATCGTGGAATGGTCGGCTCTGCTATCGTAAGAAGGCTGCAGCGGGGGATAGAATGCGATATCGTCACCCGCACCCATTCCGAGCTCGATTTGCTCAATCAGGCTGCAGTTCAACGCTTTTTTGCAGAAGAACATATAGACCAAGTGTACTTGGCTGCTGCAAAGGTCGGGGGGATTCACGCAAATAATACTTTTCCCGCTCAATTCATTTATGAGAATCTCCTCATAGAGGCCAATATCATACATTCGGCCTATCTTTCCGGAGTTAAAAAACTTCTTTTTCTCGGATCTTCCTGCATTTATCCAAAATTTGCAGAGCAACCGATGCGAGAAGATGCTCTACTTACCGGCATTCTCGAAGCAACCAACGAACCGTATGCACTCGCTAAAATTGCAGGAATAAAGTTGTGCGAAAGTTATAACCGCCAATATGGTGTAGACTACCGTTCCGTCATGCCGACAAACCTCTATGGCCCCGGAGATAATTTTCACTCAGAAAACAGCCACGTTATCCCTGCGCTTATGCGACGCTTTCATGAAGCGAAACAACGTGGTTATAAGGAAGTCGTTATTTGGGGAACCGGGCAGGCATTGAGGGAATTTCTCCACGTGGATGATATGGCTTCTGCCAGCATGCACGTTATGGAACTTGATGCATCCACATACCAGAAAGTAACCCAACCCATGCTCTCACACCTCAATGTCGGAACTGGAAAGGACTGCGCTATAAGTGAACTGGCTGAGATCATGGCAAAAGTTATTGGTTTCAAGGGGACTCTAACATTTGATACATCCAAACCCGATGGTACCCCTCGAAAACTTTTGGATGTAAGCAAGCTCGACGGACTTGGATGGAAGGCAGCAATTCCACTCGAAATAGGATTGCAGGAGACCTATGCGTGGTTTGCAAGGAATCAGTTAATCTTTAGGAATTAA
- a CDS encoding transposase: protein MRFHGTGERCKSIEFICSDMWQPYIAIIAEKMSGALHVLDRFHIVANLNKAVDEVRRAEVKKLKDEGTPAYLKKSRWLFLKKKKRVRSKARSRLRELLTMNLRGR, encoded by the coding sequence TTGCGATTTCATGGGACGGGAGAGCGCTGTAAATCGATAGAATTCATTTGTTCGGACATGTGGCAACCCTACATTGCCATCATAGCCGAAAAAATGAGCGGAGCCCTCCATGTCCTGGATCGTTTTCACATAGTCGCCAATCTCAACAAAGCCGTTGACGAGGTTCGTCGCGCCGAGGTGAAAAAGCTCAAAGATGAAGGGACGCCTGCATATTTGAAGAAAAGCCGCTGGCTGTTCCTGAAAAAGAAAAAACGGGTACGCAGTAAAGCTAGAAGCCGCTTGCGGGAGCTGTTAACGATGAACCTCCGGGGACGGTAA